The Effusibacillus pohliae DSM 22757 genome segment GTGTTTCCGTTTTTTTGGCTTGTGTCAACATCATTTAAATTGCCGTCTGACGTGTTTTCATCGGAGATCCAGCTGCTGCCCCCTCATTTTACTTGGGACAATTACAAATATTTGCTCACGATGCAAAATCATCTTTTTTTACAATGGGTGTGGAATTCGGTGCTGGTTGCGCTGTTAACCACGTTTGTCGGCGTGTTTCTTGCCGCTACGAGCGCCTATGCGTTATCACGTTTCAACTTTCCAGGAAAAAGGGCCAGCCTCTTTTCTTTCTTGGTAACCCAGATGTTTCCCGGGGCAATTCTGATCGTACCCTTGTATAACATCGTGAAGAATTTGGGTTTGCTAAATTCCTACGTCGGACTGGTACTAGCTTACACTGCGACGGCTTTGCCGTTTTCCGTATGGATGCTGAAGGGGTATTTTGACACGATTCCTTATGAATTGGAGGAAGCCGCCAAAGTGGATGGGATGACCACCTGGGGAACGTTCTACCGGATCGCATTGCCTTTGGCGTTGCCGGGGATTGCGGTCACCGCGTTTTTTTCGTTCATTACCGCATGGAACGAATTTATGTTTGCATTAACGTTCATGAACAAGCAAGAACTGTTCACACTGCCGGTCGGGTTGCGCACGTTTGTGTTCCAATTCCGAACGGATTGGCATTATGTGTCGGCGGGGGCGGTGCTGATCACACTACCTGTCCTGGTGTTCTTTGTGTTGGCCCAACGATGGCTGATTTCCGGGTTGACGGCTGGTGGAACCAAGGGGTGATCGGATCGGCGGAAATGAAGGCCTGCGGCAGAATGCGGGCCTTCTGTTTTTGGGAATTATAATCAGAGTATATTGAAAGTTTCGCACTCTTTTCGTATAATTGTTTTAGGTATAGTGCAATCGATTGCATTACGAAAGGGGGCAATCAATGCAATGAAAAAGAAAACGCTTTCATTATTTGTGGGACTGATGCTGCTCCTCGGTCTTCTGTTCAGCGGTTCTCTTCCGTACAATCCAAACGCCGCTGAAGCCAGCAGTTCCGCAAGCGTCAAAGGGGACGTGATTTACCAGATTATCATTGACCGGTTTTACGATGGGGACACGACGAACAACAATCCTGCCAAAAGTTATGGACTTTACGATCCCACCAAATCGAAGTGGAAAATGTATTGGGGCGGGGATCTGGAGGGGGTTCGTCAAAAACTTCCTTATCTTAAACAGCTGGGCGTAACGACGATCTGGTTGTCCCCGGTTTTGGACAATCTGGATACACTTGCAGGTACCGATAACACTGGCTATCACGGATACTGGACGCGCGATTTTAAACAGATTGAGGAACATTTCGGGAATTGGACCACATTTGACACGTTGGTCAATGATGCTCACCAAAACGGAATCAAGGTGATTGTCGACTTTGTGCCCAATCATTCAACTCCTTTTAAGGCAAACGATTCCACCTTTGCGGAAGGCGGCGCCCTCTACGACAACGGAACCTATATGGGCAATTATTTTGATGACGCAACAAAAGGGTACTTTCACCATAATGGGGACATCAGCAACTGGGACGACCGGTACGAGGCGCAATGGAAAAACTTCACGGATCCAGCCGGTTTCTCGCTTGCCGATTTGTCGCAGGAAAATGGCACGATTGCTCAATACCTGACCGATGCGGCGGTTCAATTAGTAGCACATGGAGCGGATGGTTTGCGGATTGATGCGGTGAAGCATTTTAATTCTGGGTTCTCCAAATCGTTGGCTGATAAACTGTACCAAAAGAAAGACATTTTCCTAGTGGGGGAATGGTACGGAGATGACCCCGGAGCAGCCAATCATTTGGAAAAGGTCCGGTACGCCAACAACAGCGGTGTCAATGTGCTGGATTTTGATCTCAACACGGTGATTCGAAATGTGTTCGGTACATTTACGCAAACGATGTACGATCTTAACAATATGGTGAACCAAACGGGGAACGAGTACAAATACAAAGAAAATCTAATCACATTTATCGATAACCATGATATGTCGAGATTTCTTACGGTAAATTCGAACAAGGCGAATTTGCACCAGGCGCTTGCTTTCATTCTCACTTCGCGGGGAACGCC includes the following:
- a CDS encoding sugar ABC transporter permease; the encoded protein is MEHRISKAERFFVHLTLILFAVISVFPFFWLVSTSFKLPSDVFSSEIQLLPPHFTWDNYKYLLTMQNHLFLQWVWNSVLVALLTTFVGVFLAATSAYALSRFNFPGKRASLFSFLVTQMFPGAILIVPLYNIVKNLGLLNSYVGLVLAYTATALPFSVWMLKGYFDTIPYELEEAAKVDGMTTWGTFYRIALPLALPGIAVTAFFSFITAWNEFMFALTFMNKQELFTLPVGLRTFVFQFRTDWHYVSAGAVLITLPVLVFFVLAQRWLISGLTAGGTKG
- a CDS encoding alpha-amylase family glycosyl hydrolase, whose amino-acid sequence is MKKKTLSLFVGLMLLLGLLFSGSLPYNPNAAEASSSASVKGDVIYQIIIDRFYDGDTTNNNPAKSYGLYDPTKSKWKMYWGGDLEGVRQKLPYLKQLGVTTIWLSPVLDNLDTLAGTDNTGYHGYWTRDFKQIEEHFGNWTTFDTLVNDAHQNGIKVIVDFVPNHSTPFKANDSTFAEGGALYDNGTYMGNYFDDATKGYFHHNGDISNWDDRYEAQWKNFTDPAGFSLADLSQENGTIAQYLTDAAVQLVAHGADGLRIDAVKHFNSGFSKSLADKLYQKKDIFLVGEWYGDDPGAANHLEKVRYANNSGVNVLDFDLNTVIRNVFGTFTQTMYDLNNMVNQTGNEYKYKENLITFIDNHDMSRFLTVNSNKANLHQALAFILTSRGTPSIYYGTEQYMAGGNDPYNRGMMPAFDTTTTAFKEVSTLAGLRRNNAAIQYGTTTQRWINNDVYIYERKFFNDVVLVAINRNTQSSYSISGLQTALPNGNYADYLSGLLGGNGISVSNGSVASFTLAPGAVSVWQYSTSASAPQIGSVAPNMGIPGNVVTIDGKGFGTTQGTVTFGGVTATVKSWTSNRIEVYVPNMAAGLTDVKVTAGGVSSNLYSYNILSGTQTSVVFTVKSAPPTNLGDKIYLTGNIPELGNWSTDTSGAVNNAQGPLLAPNYPDWFYVFSVPAGKTIQFKFFIKRADGTIQWENGSNHVATTPTGATGNITVTWQN